One Rosa chinensis cultivar Old Blush chromosome 3, RchiOBHm-V2, whole genome shotgun sequence DNA window includes the following coding sequences:
- the LOC112192685 gene encoding probable DNA helicase MCM8, translating into MYGAAGKSTSSSYGASYASGLSEIWAAYLAQIELGDDKPWLNLTRSLVSFLTTPPGQALLSQVKDEDGVVAVWVDFEKFRKECEVEEFYEALEEKPKVTLLCMSIAVHKVLLTQWESDRMEDDIRVNIRLHNYPESMIALKNLKAAYIDKLVSVRGSVVKVSTVRPFVVQMDFDCVKCKTSITRMFPDGKFSPPSKCDLHGCKSRTFIPNRSTAQTIDFQKIRIQELLKPEDHEEGRVPRTVECELLEDLVDACIPGDVVTVTGIIRVINNYMDIGGGKSKGKSQGIYYLYLEAVSIKNSKSQSMPEGVQDSSSNAGSVALVDSFSPRDLEFIVKFSEEHGPDTFRQLIQSICPSIYGHELVKAGIILALFGGVRKHSNDQNKVPVRGDIHVIIVGDPGLGKSQILQAAAAVSPRGIYVCGNATTRAGLTVAVVKDSMTSDYAFEAGAMVLADSGLCCIDEFDKMTSEHQALLEAMEQQCVSIAKAGLVASLSARTSVLAAANPVGGHYNRAKTVNENLKISAALLSRFDLVFILLDKPDELLDKRVSEHIMSLHTGYGEHSPAAKKIHRENAASQSAEGIDMSGGRSLISRLRLDPKKDADFVPLPMQLLRKYIAYAKTFVFPRMSKPAAEILQKFYLKLRDHATSADSTPITARQLESLVRLTEARARLDLREEITAQDATEVVEIMRESLYDKYIDEHGVVDFGRSGGMSQQKEAKRFLSALNKQSELHQKDTFSISEIYSLADRIGLRVPDIDTFVDNLNSVGYLLKKGGKTYQLLSSSYSRSQSSSR; encoded by the exons ATGTACGGCGCGGCGGGGAAGAGCACGAGCTCGAGCTACGGCGCTTCATACGCGTCTGGGCTCAGCGAGATCTGGGCCGCGTACTTGGCCCAAATCGAGCTCGGCGACGACAAACCCTGGCTCAACCTCACACGCTCCCTCGTCAGCTTCCTCACTACGCCGCCGGGCCAAGCTCTTCTCTCTCAG GTCAAGGACGAGGACGGCGTGGTTGCGGTGTGGGTTGACTTTGAGAAATTTCGGAAAGAGTGTGAAGTTGAGGAGTTTTATGAAGCGTTGGAGGAGAAGCCGAAGGTAACCCTACTGTGCATGAGTATTGCAGTGCACAAGGTTCTGTTGACTCAATGGGAAAGTGATAGAATGGAGGATGATATCCGAGTTAATATTCGGTTGCATAACTACCCGGAATCGATGATTGCTTTGAAGAACTTAAAAGCTGCTTATATAG ACAAGCTTGTATCTGTGCGCGGTAGTGTAGTAAAAGTTAGCACTGTGAGGCCTTTTGTGGTGCAAATGGATTTTGACTGTGTGAAGTGTAAGACGAGCATTACGCGTATGTTCCCTGATGGGAAGTTTTCCCCACCATCGAAATGTGATCTTCATGGGTGCAAGAGCAGAACTTTTATTCCAAATCGATCTACTGCTCAAACGATAGATTTTCAAAAGATAAG GATACAGGAGCTGCTGAAGCCTGAGGATCATGAAGAAGGACGGGTGCCTCGAACAGTAGAATGTGAACTTCTTGAAGATCTTGTTGATGCATGCATCCCTGGAGATGTGGTGACTGTCACTGGGATAATAAGAGTCATTAACAATTACATGGACATTGGGGGAG GAAAATCGAAAGGCAAAAGTCAGGGAATTTACTATTTGTATCTAGAAGCTGTTTCAATTAAAAACTCCAAGTCGCAGTCTATGCCTGAAGGTGTACAAGATTCTAGTTCTAATGCTGGGTCTGTAGCACTTGTTGACTCATTTTCCCCAAGGGATTTGGAATTCATTGTCAAGTTCTCGGAGGAACATGGTCCAGATACCTTCCGGCAACTAATCCAATCTATCTGTCCATCCATCTATGGCCATGAGCTCGTTAAAG CGGGGATAATACTGGCACTCTTTGGAGGTGTAAGGAAGCACTCAAATGATCAAAACAAGGTTCCTGTTAGAGGAGACATTCATGTCATTATTGTTG GTGATCCTGGACTAGGAAAGAGCCAAATACTTCAAGCAGCAGCAGCTGTTTCTCCGCGAGGCATTTATGTATGTGGTAATGCCACAACCAGAGCTGGGCTCACTGTAGCTGTTGTAAAGGATTCTATGACAAGTGATTATGCGTTTGAAGCAG GTGCTATGGTACTTGCAGATAGTGGTTTGTGCTGCATTGATGAGTTCGACAAAATGACTTCAGAGCATCAG GCCCTACTGGAAGCCATGGAACAACAGTGTGTGTCTATTGCGAAGGCTGGATTAGTGGCAAGTCTGTCAGCACGAACTTCTGTCTTAGCTGCAGCAAACCCTGTTGGTGGTCATTATAA CCGTGCCAAAACTGtgaatgaaaatctgaaaataagtGCTGCTCTCCTCTCACGATTTGATTTGGTTTTCATATTACTTGACAAACCTGATGAACTCTTGGATAAACGAGTCTCAGAGCACATTATGTCA CTTCATACTGGATATGGAGAGCATTCGCCAGCTGCAAAAAAGATTCATAGAG AAAATGCAGCATCACAAAGTGCAGAAGGCATAGATATGAGCGGAGGTCGTTCTTTGATTTCAAGGTTGAGGCTTGACCCAAAGAAGGATGCTGATTTTGTTCCATTACCCATGCAACTTCTTCGCAAGTATATTGCTTATGCAAAAACGTTTGTCTTTCCAAG GATGTCAAAGCCGGCAGCAGAAATCCTGCAGAAATTTTACTTGAAACTGAGAGACCATGCTACATCTGCTGATAGCACACCAATAACAGCAAGGCAACTGGAGagtctggtgaggctgacagaaGCTCGAGCTAGGTTAGATTTAAGGGAGGAAATTACAGCCCAAGATGCAACG GAAGTGGTTGAAATCATGAGAGAATCCTTGTATGACAAGTACATTGATGAGCATGGTGTTGTGGATTTTGGTCGGAGTGGAGGGATGAGTCAACAAAAAGAAGCGAAGCGGTTTTTAAGTGCCCTTAATAAGCAATCAGAGTTGCACCAAAAAGACACTTTCTCAATTTCT GAAATATACAGTTTGGCAGATAGGATTGGCCTAAGAGTTCCAGACATTGACACATTCGTTGATAACTTAAACAGTGTTGGCTATCTACTCAAGAAGGGGGGGAAGACATACCAG CTACTATCATCATCTTATTCTAGGAGTCAATCATCATCAAGGTGA
- the LOC112195070 gene encoding uncharacterized protein LOC112195070, with product MDTDCGAEFGEWLVFDAKDSCKNVESSLISDKDGVKDETLRERMEGKVVSALGVEFTNNIESLDYQDFNASGCFKTVNCDGVENEALEVNVEEESNRNELTPMRVPVSTECEVDLLSVADFIRYSRMDGNVSGGVNGKSCSSKLEFEVSDLVWGKVRTHPWWPGQICDPSAASELAKKCFKRGSYLIAYFGDQTFAWNEAPKIKPFLEHCSKMEKQSDMEEFQNAVGCALDEVSRRVEFGLACSCISKREYAKLKTQKIINAGIRKEAANRRDAGDSSLSAAFFKPAKVIKFIKKLAQLPYGKADRLELVTSLAQLSAFLRWKSYVPLPEENDTDIFLLGEKNHCNEVGDEALSVLENEKLVQKSDSKENSLRECKDLSDSKAQRCLFPMSENGSEGKAGGELILQHCNKRRGLDAIADEDVLPVIKDNSMHKCRHISEHSMNLSEEEQSLSDLEGTKCLSTPMSENGLEEKGDGKLISQPSVKKRKEVDAMADDAAVKHRKSDSSQGIGSNANCQLFEVEDFFNLFLQQS from the coding sequence ATGGATACTGACTGTGGAGCTGAATTTGGTGAATGGTTGGTTTTTGATGCTAAGGATAGTTGTAAGAATGTTGAAAGTTCGTTAATTTCGGATAAAGATGGAGTAAAAGATGAGACTTTGAGGGAAAGGATGGAAGGTAAAGTTGTGAGTGCTCTGGGAGTGGAATTTACTAATAACATTGAGTCTTTGGATTATCAAGACTTCAATGCTAGCGGCTGTTTTAAGACGGTAAATTGTGATGGAGTTGAAAATGAGGCCTTGGAAGTTAATGTGGAAGAAGAGAGTAATCGAAATGAATTGACGCCGATGAGGGTCCCTGTGAGTACTGAATGCGAGGTTGATTTGCTCAGTGTTGCTGATTTTATCCGGTATTCGAGGATGGACGGGAATGTGTCAGGTGGTGTGAATGGAAAATCTTGTTCTTCCAAGCTAGAATTTGAAGTTTCTGATCTAGTATGGGGCAAAGTAAGGACTCATCCATGGTGGCCCGGGCAGATTTGTGATCCTTCGGCTGCGTCAGAACTGGCAAAGAAGTGTTTTAAGAGGGGTAGTTATCTGATAGCTTACTTTGGGGATCAGACAtttgcttggaatgaagcaCCAAAGATTAAGCCCTTTCTGGAGCACTGCTCAAAAATGGAGAAGCAGAGTGATATGGAAGAATTCCAAAACGCAGTTGGTTGTGCGTTGGACGAAGTGTCGAGAAGGGTAGAGTTTGGGCTGGCCTGTTCTTGCATATCCAAACGAGAATATGCAAAGCTCAAAACTCAGAAGATTATTAATGCTGGAATCAGGAAAGAAGCAGCAAATAGAAGAGATGCCGGTGACAGTTCTCTTAGCGCCGCTTTTTTTAAACCTGCGAAAGTCATTAAGTTTATAAAAAAGTTGGCTCAGTTGCCATATGGCAAAGCTGACAGACTAGAACTTGTAACATCTCTAGCCCAGCTGTCAGCTTTCTTGCGTTGGAAGAGTTATGTGCCTCTGCCAGAGGAGAATGATACTGACATTTTCCTATTGGGAGAGAAGAACCACTGCAATGAAGTAGGTGATGAAGCACTCTCAGTACTTGAGAATGAGAAGTTGGTGCAAAAATCAGATAGTAAAGAGAACTCATTACGTGAGTGCAAGGACTTATCAGATTCAAAAGCTCAGAGGTGTTTGTTTCCTATGAGTGAGAATGGATCAGAAGGGAAAGCTGGCGGTGAATTGATTTTGCAACATTGCAACAAAAGAAGGGGTCTTGATGCTATAGCTGATGAAGATGTACTCCCAGTAATCAAAGATAACTCCATGCATAAGTGTCGGCACATATCTGAACATAGTATGAATCTGAGTGAAGAAGAGCAAAGCTTGTCAGATTTGGAGGGTACGAAGTGTTTGTCTACTCCAATGAGTGAGAATGGATTAGAAGAGAAAGGTGATGGTAAATTGATTTCACAACCTTCTGTTAAGAAACGAAAGGAAGTTGATGCTATGGCTGATGATGCTGCTGTGAAACATAGGAAAAGTGATTCATCACAAGGTATTGGTAGCAATGCGAACTGTCAGTTGTTTGAAGTTGAAGACTTTTTTAACCTGTTTTTACAGCAGTCTTAA